One Vibrio penaeicida DNA segment encodes these proteins:
- a CDS encoding RelA/SpoT domain-containing protein yields the protein MNLFLKTTALMLLLLSKAPFAAVNSPTYNSDSARSSGTSQNQPNANVFRRSLSGLYSIPSTNAKPIQPYSDFDVLYSKAHQAQFELENLCKTAGMLSGTTPYFAGVKSESRAKDKIEKELDGNVSRITDLARATLVAKDIPSLVAAYEMLHKNAKILKVKNRFKSPTPSGYRDLNVLLELPGTKLIAEVQLHLSDIAEVKSGAEHKIYQKIQFIERTAAIESREMNDIEIQNIKQLRSKAKTLYQNAWQPYIAPQAA from the coding sequence ATGAACCTGTTTCTGAAAACTACGGCTTTGATGCTATTGCTTCTGAGTAAAGCACCTTTTGCTGCCGTAAACTCTCCAACGTATAACTCCGACTCTGCACGCTCTTCTGGCACTTCTCAAAACCAGCCAAATGCCAATGTATTTCGACGTAGCTTGAGCGGTCTGTATAGCATTCCTTCGACAAACGCTAAACCCATTCAACCTTATTCAGACTTTGATGTGTTGTATTCCAAAGCTCACCAAGCGCAATTTGAATTGGAGAACCTTTGTAAAACGGCTGGCATGTTGAGCGGAACAACCCCTTACTTCGCAGGTGTTAAGAGTGAATCCAGAGCAAAGGACAAAATTGAAAAAGAGTTAGACGGAAACGTATCTAGGATTACCGATTTAGCGCGAGCAACCTTAGTTGCTAAAGACATCCCCAGTTTGGTTGCTGCCTACGAAATGCTTCATAAGAACGCAAAAATACTGAAAGTGAAGAATCGCTTCAAATCCCCTACACCTTCCGGTTACAGAGATCTTAATGTCTTGTTGGAATTACCCGGTACTAAGCTCATAGCGGAGGTACAGTTGCATTTAAGTGATATTGCAGAAGTAAAGAGTGGTGCAGAGCATAAAATTTATCAGAAGATTCAGTTTATTGAACGTACGGCTGCGATTGAATCTAGGGAAATGAATGATATTGAAATTCAAAACATAAAACAGTTAAGGTCGAAAGCCAAAACCTTGTATCAAAACGCTTGGCAACCTTATATTGCGCCTCAGGCTGCTTAA
- a CDS encoding P-loop NTPase family protein, producing MANRTLIFGNIGAGKSALAIKMSSITGQKHIELDELAWHDEQHSIAEKMQFLSSELQHLSTSGNWVAEGVFGQSLSKLMVKTTQVIFLDMPLPVCLNQLDKRYRDKLHVSDLERQKLWAKSYYQRETANSYAYHSELFDRFSGHKIRISDAKSLKEFCAKLDRTKNAHNLTLID from the coding sequence ATGGCTAATCGCACACTTATATTTGGCAATATAGGCGCGGGAAAGTCTGCTTTAGCAATAAAAATGTCGTCTATCACCGGGCAAAAACACATCGAGCTCGATGAACTAGCATGGCACGACGAACAGCATTCTATTGCAGAAAAAATGCAGTTTCTTTCTAGTGAGCTTCAACATCTAAGCACTTCGGGTAACTGGGTGGCAGAGGGCGTATTCGGGCAGTCGCTTTCAAAGCTTATGGTAAAAACCACACAAGTGATATTTCTGGATATGCCTTTGCCTGTTTGTCTGAATCAATTGGATAAACGGTATAGAGATAAACTGCACGTTTCCGATCTGGAACGTCAAAAGCTATGGGCAAAGTCATACTACCAAAGGGAAACCGCTAACTCTTATGCCTACCATAGTGAGCTTTTCGATCGTTTTTCAGGGCATAAAATAAGGATATCCGACGCAAAATCGCTGAAGGAATTCTGCGCCAAACTCGATCGCACAAAAAATGCGCACAACCTCACACTAATCGACTAA
- a CDS encoding ABC transporter ATP-binding protein, translated as MTIQIDGLRKTYNQDSDFPVHAVKALNLTIEQGEFVAVMGPSGSGKTTLLNMLGGIDAPSAGKVSIDGCDICDLPEKELIAFRRDHIGFIFQDYSLLPVLTALENVEFVMQLQGRTTQECKSRASALLENVGLKDQMHKVPAKLSGGQQQRVAVARALAPGPRFVMADEPTANLDAKSTAELLDIMERLNNEEGTTFIFSTHDPRVIKRAKRVIVFEDGQLTEDKQQNERVDVELV; from the coding sequence ATGACTATTCAAATAGATGGGCTACGCAAAACCTATAACCAAGACAGTGACTTTCCCGTGCATGCGGTTAAAGCGCTAAATTTGACGATTGAACAAGGAGAATTCGTTGCGGTTATGGGGCCCTCCGGCTCTGGAAAAACCACGCTCTTGAACATGCTCGGTGGAATCGATGCACCTTCCGCAGGAAAGGTCAGCATTGATGGTTGCGATATTTGTGATTTACCAGAAAAAGAGCTGATAGCGTTTCGTCGGGATCATATTGGGTTTATCTTCCAAGACTACAGTTTACTTCCAGTATTGACCGCTCTAGAAAATGTTGAATTTGTCATGCAGTTGCAAGGTCGAACGACTCAGGAGTGCAAAAGCAGAGCATCAGCACTACTCGAAAACGTTGGGTTGAAAGATCAAATGCACAAAGTACCTGCCAAACTATCCGGTGGGCAGCAGCAACGGGTTGCGGTGGCGAGAGCGCTTGCTCCCGGCCCTCGTTTTGTAATGGCAGATGAACCAACGGCAAATTTGGATGCAAAAAGCACGGCAGAGCTGTTAGATATTATGGAGCGTTTGAACAATGAAGAGGGGACAACATTCATATTCTCCACTCACGACCCAAGGGTCATCAAACGCGCTAAGCGCGTGATTGTTTTTGAAGATGGCCAATTGACAGAAGACAAGCAACAAAATGAACGAGTTGACGTGGAACTGGTATGA
- a CDS encoding outer membrane lipoprotein-sorting protein yields the protein MKRWLLILIIALPFLGDASASSLTAKDIIIKSDKQMRGDSSYTVSTMNIVRPDWTRSMSMKSWSKGQDLSLVLVTAPAKDKGSTSLKRYREMWNWIPGIERVIKIAPSMLGQSWMGSDFTNDDLINQSSIVVDYTHELVGEDTFDSVSTWKIEATAKPDAPVVWSKVTLWISQDTYLQRKVEFYDEFDELVNTLSTYEVKELGDRNIATRMEMIPADKPGQKTEMITHEAQFDFEIGDNFFSQSQMKTLRD from the coding sequence ATGAAACGTTGGCTACTAATTCTTATCATCGCTCTACCTTTTTTGGGGGATGCCTCGGCATCGTCTCTCACCGCTAAAGACATCATAATCAAGTCAGATAAGCAAATGCGTGGAGACTCTAGTTACACCGTTTCTACAATGAACATTGTCCGTCCTGATTGGACTCGTTCTATGAGCATGAAATCTTGGAGCAAAGGACAAGATCTTTCTTTGGTTTTGGTCACGGCGCCTGCAAAGGATAAAGGTTCTACTTCATTAAAAAGATATCGAGAAATGTGGAACTGGATACCCGGAATCGAGAGGGTGATTAAAATTGCGCCTTCCATGTTAGGGCAATCTTGGATGGGGTCTGACTTCACCAATGATGATCTCATTAATCAGTCTTCCATTGTTGTCGACTATACCCATGAACTGGTGGGAGAAGATACGTTTGACTCGGTATCAACATGGAAGATTGAAGCAACCGCCAAACCAGATGCACCTGTTGTCTGGAGCAAAGTAACATTGTGGATTTCACAAGACACCTATCTCCAAAGAAAGGTGGAGTTTTATGACGAATTTGATGAGTTAGTGAACACGCTTAGTACCTACGAAGTGAAAGAACTCGGCGATCGAAATATCGCGACCCGAATGGAAATGATTCCGGCAGATAAGCCGGGTCAGAAAACAGAAATGATCACGCATGAAGCCCAGTTTGATTTTGAGATAGGTGACAATTTTTTCTCACAATCACAAATGAAAACATTACGTGACTAG
- a CDS encoding ABC transporter permease, whose translation MLIKLAWRNLWRNKIRTGIMLGAMVFGLLGVVSIMGFMNGLMDSMLSNAISWQTSHVQIHHKSYSDNPDLNALIPDSEAMLKAIESRSEVVQMSARFLVHGMVASARSNRGIKINGVDLDSERKITPLSSHIVKGDWLSKEGRNPVLVSEKTAQRLNLRVGSKVVLTFSDTNNEVAGAAFRVRGVFKTPSSSFDDSNIYVRKSDLTKLAGIEGSHEVAILLKDPSVESIEAFLESINTILPNEIEARGWRQIQPMLASAQSSMATSNGLILGVFVIAMGFGIVNILLMSVFERTREFGVLMAVGMQKHRIFTLILCEATFLGALGACLGVLASVTLILILNHTGLDLRIMSDALGAYGVDTVLYPRIQLSEYQLIAFTVVLASVIAALYPARQILKQQPVQAMSEKH comes from the coding sequence ATGCTGATTAAACTGGCTTGGCGCAACTTGTGGAGAAATAAAATTCGCACAGGGATCATGCTAGGCGCCATGGTATTTGGGTTACTTGGGGTGGTTTCCATCATGGGCTTTATGAATGGCTTAATGGATAGCATGCTGAGTAACGCCATCTCGTGGCAAACTAGCCACGTGCAAATTCATCACAAATCCTATTCTGACAACCCAGATCTCAATGCGCTTATTCCAGATTCGGAGGCGATGTTAAAGGCAATCGAAAGTCGTTCCGAAGTGGTGCAAATGTCAGCTCGGTTCCTTGTCCACGGGATGGTTGCGTCTGCGAGAAGCAATAGGGGCATAAAAATCAATGGGGTGGATTTGGACTCAGAGCGGAAGATAACGCCACTGTCATCTCACATCGTTAAAGGGGACTGGTTAAGTAAGGAAGGTCGGAACCCCGTTCTCGTTTCTGAAAAAACAGCACAAAGGCTTAACTTGAGGGTCGGATCAAAAGTGGTGCTCACTTTTTCAGACACCAATAATGAGGTTGCTGGTGCAGCGTTTCGAGTAAGAGGTGTGTTCAAAACGCCTTCAAGCAGTTTTGACGACAGCAATATCTATGTAAGGAAGTCCGATTTAACGAAGTTAGCCGGCATTGAAGGTTCACATGAAGTGGCCATCCTACTAAAAGATCCATCGGTCGAGTCAATAGAAGCATTTTTAGAATCAATAAACACCATATTACCTAATGAGATTGAAGCACGAGGTTGGCGTCAAATTCAGCCGATGCTTGCGTCGGCGCAAAGTTCGATGGCGACGAGTAACGGCTTAATTTTGGGTGTGTTTGTTATCGCGATGGGCTTCGGGATTGTCAATATTCTCCTAATGTCTGTTTTTGAGCGTACACGAGAGTTTGGTGTGCTCATGGCAGTAGGGATGCAAAAACATCGAATATTCACGCTCATTCTATGCGAAGCAACGTTCTTAGGCGCGTTAGGGGCATGTTTGGGTGTGCTAGCCAGCGTAACCTTGATTCTCATTTTGAATCATACAGGGCTTGATCTCCGCATCATGTCAGATGCGTTAGGTGCTTATGGTGTGGACACTGTGTTGTATCCACGCATCCAGCTATCAGAGTATCAACTTATTGCGTTTACGGTCGTTCTTGCCAGTGTCATTGCTGCACTGTATCCGGCAAGGCAAATTCTCAAGCAACAACCAGTGCAAGCTATGTCGGAGAAGCATTAA
- the ihfA gene encoding integration host factor subunit alpha, which yields MALTKADLAENLFEKLGYSKRDAKETVEVFFEEVRKALESGEQVKLSGFGNFDLRDKNQRPGRNPKTGEDIPITARRVVTFRPGQKLKARVENIKVEK from the coding sequence ATGGCGCTCACAAAGGCCGATTTGGCTGAGAACCTGTTTGAAAAGCTCGGATACAGTAAACGGGATGCCAAGGAAACGGTTGAAGTGTTTTTCGAGGAAGTTCGAAAAGCCCTAGAAAGTGGCGAACAGGTAAAACTGTCAGGCTTCGGGAATTTCGATCTTCGCGATAAAAATCAGAGACCGGGTCGTAACCCTAAAACGGGCGAAGACATTCCAATTACTGCTCGACGTGTTGTTACGTTCCGTCCAGGTCAAAAATTAAAAGCCCGGGTCGAAAACATCAAGGTTGAAAAGTAG
- a CDS encoding ABC transporter permease yields the protein MLFTLAWRNLWRQKRRTLLTASALALALFLSLVMRSLQEGTYSNSIENSARFSTGLIQLQHPNFGESNSIDDLIPASPEFISPVTKDLAFTHVLPRIESFALAAAKEKSKGIMVIGIAPDLEDSYAKLSEKVIQGHYLNPEDQEVLVGESLARHMNLSVGDELVLYGQGYRGQTAAGLFKVAGLISFPIPQLENQLVYIPLEQAKLMFSTDNQITNWVIHVEDLNDLDRKVKELKDAFGSDVRVRDWRDLSPETAQNIQMDKAGGIFMMLVLYGVVGFGLFATILMMTLERQREFGVMLATGLLRSRLLALIGIESIFIGALGAFIGMLLATPILIYFYFNPIQLTGDTATLMLEAGMEPILPFALSVSLYVNQVSIIIGLLVLCLLYPMFRVYRMDLVNALKGGAHAD from the coding sequence ATGCTATTTACGTTAGCTTGGCGTAACTTATGGCGGCAAAAGCGCAGAACGCTACTCACTGCTTCTGCATTAGCGTTAGCGTTGTTTCTTTCGCTCGTTATGCGCTCGTTGCAAGAAGGGACCTACAGCAACAGTATCGAAAACAGCGCACGTTTTTCTACAGGGTTAATTCAGTTGCAGCACCCAAATTTTGGTGAGAGCAACAGTATTGATGATTTGATTCCGGCTTCCCCTGAGTTTATTTCCCCTGTAACAAAAGACCTTGCATTTACTCACGTACTCCCTCGTATTGAATCATTTGCGTTGGCAGCAGCGAAAGAAAAATCCAAAGGTATCATGGTTATTGGCATCGCCCCAGACCTTGAAGACAGCTACGCAAAGCTTAGTGAAAAGGTAATTCAAGGCCACTATCTGAATCCAGAAGATCAGGAAGTGCTAGTGGGTGAATCACTAGCACGTCATATGAATTTGTCTGTCGGTGATGAGTTGGTGCTCTACGGGCAAGGGTACAGAGGACAAACCGCGGCAGGGCTGTTTAAGGTGGCAGGGCTAATTTCGTTTCCTATTCCCCAATTGGAAAACCAGCTGGTTTACATTCCGCTTGAGCAAGCAAAGCTAATGTTCAGCACAGATAACCAAATCACCAATTGGGTTATACATGTTGAAGATCTTAATGACTTAGACCGAAAGGTAAAAGAATTAAAAGACGCTTTTGGTTCAGATGTGCGAGTGAGGGATTGGCGAGATCTTTCTCCTGAAACCGCCCAGAACATTCAAATGGATAAAGCAGGGGGCATTTTTATGATGCTAGTGCTTTATGGTGTTGTTGGCTTTGGGCTATTTGCCACCATTCTTATGATGACGTTAGAACGACAACGTGAGTTTGGGGTAATGCTCGCGACAGGGTTACTCAGAAGCCGCTTACTCGCATTGATTGGCATAGAGTCTATTTTCATTGGTGCGCTTGGCGCTTTTATTGGAATGTTATTAGCAACACCAATCTTAATTTACTTTTACTTCAATCCTATCCAGCTAACCGGTGACACTGCAACGCTTATGCTGGAAGCGGGTATGGAGCCCATTCTTCCCTTTGCATTATCTGTAAGCCTATATGTGAATCAGGTTTCCATCATTATTGGTCTGTTAGTTTTATGCCTGCTTTACCCAATGTTTAGGGTGTATCGGATGGATTTAGTTAATGCACTAAAAGGGGGCGCACATGCTGATTAA